A genomic segment from Gossypium hirsutum isolate 1008001.06 chromosome D04, Gossypium_hirsutum_v2.1, whole genome shotgun sequence encodes:
- the LOC107939078 gene encoding ABC transporter B family member 15, which produces MGNEKEKLKKINGSIRSIFMHADDVDMWLMTLGFIGAVGDGFSTPLVLLVTSKLMNNLGGSSAFTADMFIHNINKNSMALLYLACWSWFACFLEGFCWSRTGERQATRMRARYLKAILRQDVGYFDLHVTSTAEVITSVSNDSLVIQDVLSEKVPNFLMNVAIFVGCYMVAFIMLWRLAIVGFPFAVVLVIPGLMYGRGLIGIARKISEEYNKAGTIAEQAISSIRTVYSFVGESKTIAEFSAALQVSVQLGLRQGLAKGLAIGSNGVVFATWSFMSYYGSRMVMYHNAPGGTVFIVAAAIAKGGLSLGASLSNLKYFSEACAAGERIMKVMKRVPNIDSDNLEGEILEKVTGAVEFRHVDFAYPSRPDTMVFKDLCLNIPAGKTVALVGGSGSGKSTVIALLQRFYDPLGGEILLDGISIDKLQVKWLRSQMGLVSQEPALFATTIKENILFGKEDASMDEVIDAAKASNAHNFISQLPQGYETQVGERGVQMSGGQKQRIAIARAIIKAPRILLLDEATSALDSESEQVVQQAIDQAAVGRSSIIIAHRLSTIRNADLIAVVQKGQVIEIGSHDQLMENDIGHYASLVHLQQIEKEKTLDEANSNLSTCASSSISNIDIYSSSSHRLSFVSRSSSSNSFTQNHTLLAGESIVEEKKLPVPSFRRLLVLNLPEWRQAIMGCLSAILFGAVQPVYAFSLGSTVSVYFLTDHNEIKEKTKIYALCFLGLSVFTLLINVGQHYNFAYMGEYLTKRIRERMLSKILTFEIGWFDQDENSSGAVCSRLAKDANALRSLVGDRMALIVQTMSAVTIACTMGMVIAWRLAIVMIAVQPIIIICFYTKRVLLKSMSQKAIKAQGESSKLAAEAVSNLRTITAFSSQDRILKMLERAQEGPRRESIRQSWFAGIGLGTSQSLTTCTWALNFWYGGKLISQGYITAKALFETFMILVSTGRVIADAGSMTSDLVKGLEAIGSVFAILDRFTTIEPEDSNGHNPEKITGHVKLHDIDFAYPARPNIMIFKAFSLNIDAGKSTALVGQSGSGKSTIIGLIERFYDPLDGVVEIDGRDIRSYQLRSLRKHIAVVSQEPTLFAGTIRENIAYGASDTMDESQIIEAAMAANAHEFISGLKDGYNTWCGDRGMQLSGGQKQRIAIARAILKNPAILLLDEATNALDSQSEKAVQDALERVMIGRTSVVVAHRLRTIQNCDQIAVLHKGKIVEKGTHQSLLAKGPTGAYFSLVSLQRRPLLAHN; this is translated from the exons atgggtaATGAGAAGGAGAAACTGAAGAAGATAAACGGATCCATAAGGTCAATTTTCATGCATGCGGATGATGTAGATATGTGGTTGATGACTCTTGGCTTCATCGGAGCCGTTGGTGATGGTTTTTCTACACCTCTTGTATTGCTTGTTACTAGCAAGTTGATGAACAATCTTGGTGGTTCTTCAGCTTTCACTGCAGACATGTTCATTCATAACATCAACAAG AATTCAATGGCTTTATTGTATTTGGCTTGCTGGTCTTGGTTTGCTTGTTTTCTAG AAGGATTTTGTTGGTCAAGAACAGGCGAGAGACAAGCGACAAGAATGAGAGCCAGGTATTTGAAAGCTATCTTAAGACAAGATGTGGGATACTTTGATTTGCACGTTACAAGCACAGCTGAAGTTATCACCAGTGTTTCAAATGATAGTCTAGTAATCCAAGATGTTCTCAGTGAAAAG GTGCCAAATTTTCTGATGAATGTTGCAATATTTGTTGGGTGTTACATGGTAGCATTCATAATGCTATGGAGACTAGCAATAGTGGGGTTTCCTTTTGCTGTTGTTTTGGTGATTCCTGGCTTAATGTATGGAAGAGGGTTGATAGGAATAGCTAGAAAGATAAGTGAGGAATACAATAAGGCTGGAACTATAGCAGAACAGGCAATATCTTCTATAAGAACAGTTTATTCCTTTGTTGGTGAGAGTAAAACCATTGCAGAATTCTCAGCAGCTTTACAAGTGTCCGTGCAGTTGGGATTAAGACAAGGCTTGGCTAAAGGTCTTGCAATTGGAAGCAATGGGGTTGTTTTTGCCACTTGGTCTTTCATGTCGTATTATGGCAGTAGGATGGTTATGTACCATAACGCTCCAGGAGGGACTGTTTTCATTGTTGCTGCCGCCATTGCCAAGGGGGGCCT ATCATTAGGAGCCAGTCTATCAAACCTCAAGTATTTCTCTGAAGCATGTGCAGCTGGGGAACGGATTATGAAAGTGATGAAAAGAGTCCCCAATATTGATTCTGACAATTTGGAAGgagaaattttggaaaaagttacaggaGCAGTTGAATTTAGGCATGTTGACTTTGCATATCCATCAAGGCCTGACaccatggttttcaaagatttatGCCTCAACATTCCGGCTGGAAAGACTGTGGCTTTAGTGGGTGGTAGTGGCTCAGGGAAATCCACAGTCATAGCACTACTACAAAGGTTTTATGACCCACTTGGGGGAGAGATACTGCTTGACGGAATTTCCATAGATAAGCTGCAGGTCAAGTGGTTAAGATCACAAATGGGTTTGGTGAGTCAAGAGCCAGCACTTTTTGCTACAACCATTAAGGAGAACATACTTTTTGGCAAGGAAGATGCTAGCATGGACGAGGTTATTGATGCGGCCAAAGCCTCAAATGCCCACAATTTCATATCCCAATTGCCTCAAGGTTATGAAACTCAG GTTGGTGAAAGAGGGGTTCAAATGTCTGGTGGACAAAAGCAAAGGATTGCTATAGCAAGAGCAATAATAAAAGCACCTCGAATCCTTCTTCTAGATGAAGCAACAAGTGCACTAGACTCAGAATCCGAACAAGTTGTGCAACAAGCAATAGACCAAGCTGCCGTTGGCCGCAGCTCCATAATAATCGCCCACCGCCTTTCCACCATTCGCAATGCTGACCTCATAGCAGTTGTTCAAAAGGGCCAGGTTATTGAAATAGGATCGCATGATCAGTTGATGGAAAATGATATCGGTCACTATGCTTCATTAGTCCACCTTCAGCAAATAGAGAAAGAAAAGACTCTTGATGAAGCTAACTCAAATTTATCTACCTGTGCATCATCTTCAATATCAAATATAGACATTTACAGCTCAAGTAGTCATAGACTTTCTTTTGTTAGTCGGTCCAGTTCCTCCAATTCATTTACTCAGAACCATACTTTATTGGCTGGAGAGTCCATAGTGGAAGAGAAAAAATTGCCAGTGCCATCTTTTAGAAGATTGTTGGTATTGAACTTACCAGAATGGAGACAAGCAATAATGGGGTGTTTAAGTGCTATCCTATTTGGTGCAGTTCAACCTGTTTATGCATTCTCACTAGGATCTACGGTATCAGTGTATTTTCTAACTGATCACAATGAGATCAAGGAGAAGACTAAGATCTATGCCTTATGCTTTCTCGGGTTATCGGTGTTTACATTGCTGATTAATGTTGGTCAGCATTATAATTTCGCATACATGGGAGAGTACTTGACAAAGAGGATTCGAGAGAGGATGCTTTCAAAGATACTCACATTTGAAATAGGTTGGTTCGATCAAGATGAGAATTCAAGTGGTGCTGTCTGCTCTAGACTTGCCAAGGATGCTAATGCG TTGAGATCCTTGGTAGGTGACAGGATGGCATTGATTGTGCAAACAATGTCAGCAGTAACTATAGCTTGCACCATGGGCATGGTCATAGCTTGGCGGCTTGCAATTGTTATGATTGCGGTTCAACCCATCATCATCATTTGTTTCTACACCAAACGTGTCTTGCTTAAAAGCATGTCACAGAAGGCTATTAAAGCCCAAGGTGAAAGCAGCAAGCTGGCTGCTGAGGCAGTTTCCAACCTTCGAACCATCACCGCCTTCTCGTCCCAAGACAGAATCTTGAAAATGCTGGAACGGGCTCAAGAAGGTCCTCGAAGAGAGAGCATCCGTCAATCGTGGTTTGCTGGTATTGGACTCGGCACGTCTCAAAGCCTAACAACTTGCACTTGGGCCTTAAACTTTTGGTATGGTGGTAAACTCATCTCTCAAGGCTACATCACTGCAAAAGCTTTGTTTGAGACCTTCATGATCTTGGTAAGCACCGGCCGGGTGATAGCCGATGCTGGAAGCATGACTTCTGACCTTGTCAAGGGCTTAGAAGCAATTGGATCAGTCTTTGCTATATTGGACCGATTCACAACGATTGAGCCTGAAGATTCTAACGGACATAATCCCGAAAAGATAACAGGCCATGTAAAACTTCATGACATAGACTTTGCATACCCGGCTCGGCCCAACATTATGATCTTCAAAGCCTTCTCCCTCAACATAGATGCGGGTAAATCAACTGCACTGGTTGGACAAAGTGGGTCGGGTAAATCAACAATCATTGGATTAATCGAGAGATTTTACGATCCACTTGATGGTGTAGTGGAAATTGATGGTAGAGATATAAGGTCATACCAGCTTAGGTCACTAAGGAAACACATAGCAGTAGTTAGCCAAGAGCCTACATTATTTGCAGGCACCATAAGAGAAAACATTGCATATGGAGCATCTGATACGATGGATGAATCACAGATCATAGAGGCTGCCATGGCAGCCAATGCTCATGAATTTATTTCAGGGTTAAAAGATGGTTACAATACATGGTGTGGTGATAGGGGAATGCAGCTCTCTGGGGGGCAAAAGCAGCGCATTGCAATAGCAAGGGCCATACTGAAAAACCCTGCAATTTTGCTCTTAGATGAGGCCACCAATGCACTTGATAGTCAATCAGAGAAAGCAGTACAAGATGCACTTGAAAGGGTTATGATTGGGAGAACCAGTGTGGTAGTGGCTCACAGGCTAAGAACCATTCAAAACTGTGACCAAATTGCTGTGTTGCATAAAGGGAAGATAGTGGAGAAAGGGACCCATCAATCTTTGTTGGCTAAAGGTCCCACTGGAGCTTACTTCTCATTGGTTAGCCTCCAAAGGAGACCCTtgttggcacataattaa